Part of the Photobacterium sp. DA100 genome is shown below.
GACCGGCACATTAAAGCTCAGCACTTCATGGATCTTTGCCGTGACCAGACTACTAAACGGGGTAAGGATATTGGAGTAGTAGCGCAGGCACTGCTCCATCAATTCGCTTTGATCCACCTCATCGTTAAACAACCGCTCATCGCAGTAATGCTGGCCGAAAGCATCATTGCTAAACAGCACCGCATCGCCGGTGAAATAGGTCATCATGCTGTCAGGCCAGTGCAGCATCGGCGCTTCGACAAAAATCAGTTGCTTGCCGTTGCCAATATCCAAAGTATCGCCAGTTCTGACGACCTGGAAATTCCATTCCGGGTGATGATGGTGACCAACAATAGAATCAACGGCATTTTCCGTGCAGTAAATTGGCGTATTGGGGATACGGGCCATCAACGCCGACAGCGCGCCGGAGTGATCTTCCTCCGCATGGTTGATGACGATGTAGTCGATCTCTTGCAGATCAATTTCCATCTCTAAGTTCTGGATAAACTGCTGGCTAAAGCGGTGATCGACCGTATCAATGAGAACTGTTTTTTCTTCACGGATAAGATAACTGTTATAGCTGGTCCCCTTGGTCATCTTATATTCTGTACCGTGGAAGTCCTGTACTTCCCAGTCGCGTTGGCCTACCCAGTGAATGTTGTTTTTAACGTGAATGGTCATCTTGATACCTTATGTATTGCTATGGGCGCTACATGCCCCCCTAAATCTGAACAAGGTATTGCACTGACCATGCCAACTTTTTATCATGTTGAAATTATTGACTTTAATTATTTAACCAAGATAGACACTGTCAAATAGACAACAAAATAATACTGTCAAAACCACATTACCGTGTCATAATGACAACACCCCAACAAATAAAAGTAGCACCGATGAAAAACACGCCGAAAGAACTGACCCAGCTTGCTTTGGATCTGACCCAGGGCATATCCAGCCAAGACCGGTTCGACCGCTTACTCTCTGTCATCAAATCATTGTTCGGGTGCGATTCCTCGGCCTTACTGGCTTTTCGCGACCAACACTTCGCCCCGCTGGCCATAAACGGCCTGTTCGAAGAAGTACTGGGACGCCAGTTCCTCATCGACGAGCACCCCCGGCTTGAAGCCATTGCCCGCGCCGGTGATATCGTCCGCTTTCCGCACGATAGTGAACTGCCCGACCCCTATGACGGACTCATCCCCAGCCACCAAGGCAAACTCCATGTTCATGCATGTATCGGCTTGCCCCTCATTGCCAACGAAACACTAATCGGTGCGCTGACCATTGATGGCTTTGACCCTCACCAGTTCGACCAATTCAGCGATGAAGAGCTGCGGGTTATTAGCGCCCTCGCTGCTGCCAGTTTACATACCGCATTATTAATGGAGCAGCTAGAGCGCCAAGCCTTCAATATGCCTGAGTCTCATGGACAGGCGGCACTGCATGCCGGGAAATCCTCCCAGGCCGCACAGGTGGAGATGATCGGTAAGTCTAGGGTAATGGAAGAGCTGAGGAGTCACATTCAAGCCGTTGCCGCAACGGAATTGACCGTCCTGATCACCGGCGAAACCGGCGTCGGCAAGGAGCTCATCGCCGCTTCAATCCACCAGGCCTCGCACCGAAGCGGCCAGCCCCTGATTTACCTCAACTGCGCAGCGCTACCCGAGTCTGTCGCAGAGAGCGAGCTGTTCGGCCATGTTAAGGGGGCCTTTACAGGCGCCATTAGCGACCGCAAGGGAAAATTTGAAATGGCCGATGGCGGCACCCTGTTCCTCGATGAAGTCGGTGAGCTCCCCTTGGCGCTGCAGGCCAAACTACTACGGGTGTTGCAGTACGGCGATCTGCAGCGGGTCGGCGATGACAGGGTACTGAAGGTCAACACACGCATTGTCGCCGCTACAAACCGCCAACTGCATGAAGAAGTAAAGCAGGGTAAGTTCAGGGCTGATCTCTACCACCGCCTGAGTGTCTTCCCCATTATGGCTCCCCCTCTAAGAGAGCGAGGAAATGATATCGTTTTGCTGGCGGGGTTCTTTATTGAGCGCAGCAAAGGCAAACTGGGGATTCAGTCGATGCGCCTGAGCCGTGAGGCGGTCGATGTGCTCTCTGCCTATCCTTGGCCTGGCAATGTCCGCGAGCTCGAACATGCGATAAACCGCGCCTCAGTGGTGGCAAGGGCAGAATCATCGAACCTTGAATTCATTGAGCTCCAGCCTCATCACTTTGAATTGTTGAGCACACCACAGCAACAGGCCCACCAGCACTCAACCGCTATAAGCAGTGAAACCCGACAAAAAAACCCAATATCGGTCGAGACCAATATCGGGCTTAAAGACGCGACGAACCGCTTTCAATACCAGCTTATCGATGATTGCTACCAGCGGAACAACCGCAACTGGGCGGCCACGGCCAGAGAGCTGGAATTAGATGCCGGTAACCTCCACCGGCTGGCAAAACGGCTCGGGTTAAAATAACCCGATTACACGATGAAGGTAGAAACCTTGTCGTTCAAGTTTGCTGCCTGCTGGCTAAGGTTCTCCGCTTGCTTACGCGCTGACTGAGCATCAACGGTCAGCTGATCGCTCACATCCTTGATGGTCGTGGTATTTTGGGTGATCTCATCGGTCACATGGGTTTGCTCTTCAGCCGCTGTTGCGATTTGAGTTGCCATGTCACTGATCATGGCAACAGATGCATTGATTTGCTCCAGTGCCACTGTTGCCTCATCGGCATCTTCGACCGTACACTGGGCAAGCTTCGAGCTGGTTTGCATCAGATCAACCGCCTTGGTGGTGATCTGCTGCAATGTCGCAATCATGCTCTGAATTTCTTCCGTCGATGTA
Proteins encoded:
- the norR gene encoding nitric oxide reductase transcriptional regulator NorR codes for the protein MKNTPKELTQLALDLTQGISSQDRFDRLLSVIKSLFGCDSSALLAFRDQHFAPLAINGLFEEVLGRQFLIDEHPRLEAIARAGDIVRFPHDSELPDPYDGLIPSHQGKLHVHACIGLPLIANETLIGALTIDGFDPHQFDQFSDEELRVISALAAASLHTALLMEQLERQAFNMPESHGQAALHAGKSSQAAQVEMIGKSRVMEELRSHIQAVAATELTVLITGETGVGKELIAASIHQASHRSGQPLIYLNCAALPESVAESELFGHVKGAFTGAISDRKGKFEMADGGTLFLDEVGELPLALQAKLLRVLQYGDLQRVGDDRVLKVNTRIVAATNRQLHEEVKQGKFRADLYHRLSVFPIMAPPLRERGNDIVLLAGFFIERSKGKLGIQSMRLSREAVDVLSAYPWPGNVRELEHAINRASVVARAESSNLEFIELQPHHFELLSTPQQQAHQHSTAISSETRQKNPISVETNIGLKDATNRFQYQLIDDCYQRNNRNWAATARELELDAGNLHRLAKRLGLK